The sequence below is a genomic window from Coffea arabica cultivar ET-39 chromosome 8e, Coffea Arabica ET-39 HiFi, whole genome shotgun sequence.
TGAAGCCAACCTTTTGAAAATATTTGGTTGGCGCTCTCCAATGacaaaattttgtttaagaaagataaaagataaaaaataaaatcagaGCAATATTACACAATTAACAACAATAGATTAGCAGCCGCTGTTGGGTATACACAGATCTGTAGGTGGTGGTCAAATATCTAATTGACTGCTGAACGTGTACATGGATGCAGACTTTTAATATGCAAGAACAGCTCCAGTACTAGCAGCAGCAGCTGAAGAATGGCACGAATCACCTCCACCAAAATCTAGCTTGGCCCGAAAAGTGTTGAAACCTGACATATGTCTGACAAATCGAGTAAAACTAACCCAATTATGatattcaaataaatttttgtccATTCTATTaaagttgaaagaaaaagatGGCCTTTCTAAACCATCTGAATAGAATTTTGACATCTTCAACACCTGCTGAAATGAATCATCATCCAAATTAGATGCTGAATTTTCTCCCTCCAGGGGAATATCACAAACCCTTGCCGCAAGTAGAAGTTGTTTAAGCAATCCTTCAGGACTGCTCAATGGGTTCACTTGCTGCTCTTCTGCATCTTGCATTTCAAAGCAAGTACAACACATAGTAAAACCATACCTACCAAATACGCGAGCAATAGGCAGGTATCCATCTCGAATTGAAGTGTTGTAGTAACCGGCTGTTAACTCTGATGGATGGGATCGAGTGCCATAGTGCCAATGGATGCCTGCCACTTTTCCTGACATGTTGACTTCAATGCCACGAAAAATAGACTCTGCTTCCCTGCAAATCCTCTCCCCATGCAGAATTAGCAACCCTGAGTACCATTCAAGGAAGAACTCCCCATATGGTGTGCTCCATGAACCACTGCTTCTAAAAAATTCTGTACTTTCTGGATCATGCATCAAATTGCCAGCACCAATAGGGCCCCCATTTGCCCACTCGCGCACTCCTCTTTCCCAGGCACACGCATTTAGAGATGCAAGCATATACTGGCAAATTGGAAGAAGAAAATTATCAAAACTTGGAAACATGAAAGATAGGCATGGAATATTGAAGCGACTAGGGAAAACAGTAAAAACATGGTGAGGTAACTCCCCTCAAATGAAAGTGACCTCTATTTAGAGCTTACCTTGTCATAGCATTGGAATTCACCGAGCTCGCGAGAGCGCCATGCCCACGTTAGCTTCTGAGTTGGGCACGAAGGATATCTTAGTTCACCAGCAGGACCCATTCCAACTTGAATTCCCTGCAAATGGAACAGCTAATAAAACGAAAACCACAAGGTGTATAAAGCTATGCATAGATATAATAAATCATTAAGCCAGTCAACTTACAGTAATGATGCTGCCAAGGAATGGTCTGAAGGTGTCTCGGAAGTTCCTCATGAAATCAGCATATGCTTGAATTGGTGATCGTCCATAAAGAATAGGAAGAACATCACATCCTAGCGAAATATATTCCATGTTCCTTCTACCAAATCTGTCGGAATAAGCTAAATCTGGTTTTTTATCCATTTCTTCAAGCACCCATTGAGGAAGAGAAATCCTAGGCACAGAAAACAGAAGTTTCAGTTCCAGTAACAGATAGACAGGTATATTTGAGAGAAAAAATGGCTATCGAATGCTCAGAAAGCTAAAACTACAATCATTCCAGCATTAAGGTTACAGGAAAAACATATGTTCAACAAACTTGAATGCAACTTAGATTTAAAAACATGTATAACCTTCAAACCAAAAATCTGCATCTTAAAACTACCAGCCCCTTCTAACACAGCATTTTAAACTGTGCATGGATGTATTTGTATACACCCTATCACACATGTACATACATACGCACGATATATATATAGCTGTTTTATCGCATCTCCAGACTATATCCCCATAATTTGAGGGATTGGTGAAAAGAAGGATGGCTGAAAGGGAAAATGATACATGTTAAATTACAATCTATCTCATGGCCGGTACCACGTTTTCTCTATTACGCAATAACTCCATATCATTCTCTTCAAGGTCATACTGCAAATCACAAATGAAGCTTGTTAAGGATGTATGACAATTTAAGCTTATACGTAAGCATTGAAGTGCTACCTATTCATAACTTTCTTTatgtatatgaaaaaaatttaactCATTCTACCTTAGATAACCCTTCATTCTCAATTTGGAGCTGCCATTCATTACTTAGGGACAGGCTAACAGCAACAAAAAGCTATAAAGGTGTATCATTAGAGAGAATCAACATCCAACTAGGGTGTCTGAGTATTGACAACAGGAAATTTTGTTTCGAAAAGGGCAAAAATGAAAATACATAATCCGGatcaataaataataaaacatgtGATTTGTCATTACTCTCATTTTCCCAGGTCTAAAACCAGgaagaaacaataataataataaagactATTAACCATAACTAGAACCCTTTTTCATTTCAAAGTCCTATCAGACGTTTCTCAGTTAGTTAGACAAATCTACACTTGCCGTGAGGTTAATGGTGATGAGTATATCATTTTTGTCTCTTTTTATGAAGGTTGGGAAATAAGACAGGTGGTAATGCTGGTAGTAATTGTTGACCAAATCTAATTAATACAGTGTTACATAAGTATTGGTCAACTAAGGCTTCTAAGTTGGGTTTTGGTGATTTTGAGGCTATGTCTAAATTCTATGCAAAAAGTGGGTAGTTAGATGTGTTCTCATTCGGAATTGTCTGCTGGCAAGTGGTGGTGGCAGCCAGCAGTCTGCCAATGGTTGGAGGCAGTTTAGGTTGCTTGTACAAAGAGAAGGAAGAACAAGaacaaggaggaggaggagaagaagaaaagaatatttgagtttttaaacCATCTCCACTTACACCTAACTTCAATTATTAATGCTACAAATTCCTCTTCTGAACTGAAGATGTTGGAGGTTTGATAGAATCCATTCTGATTAATGAGTTTGTCATTCATATTCTCCCAGTTCCACATCCAAAGGATTAACCAAACAGTCTGTGAGTTGTTTTTACCTTTTCAGATATCTGGATTTTCATCAACTTATATAATAATTCCAAAGACAGAGAAAACTGATGAGTTGGGAAAAAAATTACAGCAGGGAAACAGAGATTCAGGTAATTTGAAATACATATTCTGTATAAATCTACAAATTGTCTTGCAACACTCTACATAGATCAGAAACTTTACGAGTCAGCGGCTACTCCCCTATCTTAGCTACTCATGTAGTGTGAGCAACTAaattaataaatgaaattaAATGCAGCCACACAAAGTCTAAACTTGGTTCATCGACATATAATTAACGAAAATTCTTTGAACGATCACCTGGGTTTAAGCTCCCAATCTAT
It includes:
- the LOC113703244 gene encoding beta-amylase 1, chloroplastic isoform X1: MAIASPSAPSFSASFCCSRTDFLTPSLRFSSIRFRTRPSAHPLTLSSRLNASSSSSTPSNGFEFDGDLQYELQHGVSSPYHRRRGSPVFVTLPLDVVSSSSGKMKRSKAMAQSFRALAAAGVEGVVMEVWWGLVERDFPTVYNWQGYLEIVLLAKRFGLKVKAVMAFHQCGTGPGDPFCMTLKRMIWSYCVIEKTWISLPQWVLEEMDKKPDLAYSDRFGRRNMEYISLGCDVLPILYGRSPIQAYADFMRNFRDTFRPFLGSIITGIQVGMGPAGELRYPSCPTQKLTWAWRSRELGEFQCYDKYMLASLNACAWERGVREWANGGPIGAGNLMHDPESTEFFRSSGSWSTPYGEFFLEWYSGLLILHGERICREAESIFRGIEVNMSGKVAGIHWHYGTRSHPSELTAGYYNTSIRDGYLPIARVFGRYGFTMCCTCFEMQDAEEQQVNPLSSPEGLLKQLLLAARVCDIPLEGENSASNLDDDSFQQVLKMSKFYSDGLERPSFSFNFNRMDKNLFEYHNWVSFTRFVRHMSGFNTFRAKLDFGGGDSCHSSAAAASTGAVLAY
- the LOC113703244 gene encoding beta-amylase 1, chloroplastic isoform X2, translating into MAIASPSAPSFSASFCCSRTDFLTPSLRFSSIRFRTRPSAHPLTLSSRLNASSSSSTPSNGFEFDGDLQYELQHGVSSPYHRRRGSPVFVTLPLDVVSSSSGKMKRSKAMAQSFRALAAAGVEGVVMEVWWGLVERDFPTVYNWQGYLEIVLLAKRFGLKVKAVMAFHQCGTGPGDPFWISLPQWVLEEMDKKPDLAYSDRFGRRNMEYISLGCDVLPILYGRSPIQAYADFMRNFRDTFRPFLGSIITGIQVGMGPAGELRYPSCPTQKLTWAWRSRELGEFQCYDKYMLASLNACAWERGVREWANGGPIGAGNLMHDPESTEFFRSSGSWSTPYGEFFLEWYSGLLILHGERICREAESIFRGIEVNMSGKVAGIHWHYGTRSHPSELTAGYYNTSIRDGYLPIARVFGRYGFTMCCTCFEMQDAEEQQVNPLSSPEGLLKQLLLAARVCDIPLEGENSASNLDDDSFQQVLKMSKFYSDGLERPSFSFNFNRMDKNLFEYHNWVSFTRFVRHMSGFNTFRAKLDFGGGDSCHSSAAAASTGAVLAY